In the Chroococcidiopsis sp. SAG 2025 genome, one interval contains:
- a CDS encoding sulfite exporter TauE/SafE family protein, whose protein sequence is MRENWLILATGGLFSGILAGLLGIGGGTVLVPLLVSLGYAPVQAVATSSLAILVTSISGSIQNWRMGYFNWKRVSLLGFPAVVTSQIGVYTASRILPYILLLAFGILLLINIYLVNLRQHLTNKQALTEAHFNPLLARLFTGGAAGILAGLFGVGGGVIMVPLQMLLLNEEIKVAIQTSLGVIVITAISATIGHTVTGNVLFIPGLLLGCGGLLGAQISTRVLPKLPDRTVSFVFRLFLGILSIYVFWQAWQSYSA, encoded by the coding sequence ATGAGAGAGAATTGGCTAATTTTAGCTACTGGTGGCTTATTTTCTGGTATTCTCGCTGGATTGCTAGGTATTGGTGGTGGTACTGTTCTCGTTCCCTTGCTAGTTTCTCTAGGTTATGCACCCGTACAGGCTGTTGCTACGAGTAGCTTGGCAATTTTAGTCACTTCTATTTCTGGTAGCATCCAGAACTGGCGCATGGGTTACTTTAACTGGAAGCGGGTGAGCTTGCTAGGATTTCCTGCGGTTGTAACCTCACAAATTGGCGTGTATACAGCTAGTCGCATTCTACCCTACATCCTTCTACTGGCTTTTGGTATTTTATTACTCATCAACATTTATTTAGTTAACTTGCGCCAGCACCTCACTAATAAACAGGCTTTGACAGAGGCGCATTTTAACCCTTTACTCGCTCGACTTTTCACCGGAGGAGCAGCAGGTATTCTCGCTGGATTATTTGGTGTAGGTGGAGGGGTGATTATGGTGCCGCTTCAAATGTTACTCCTAAATGAAGAAATAAAAGTTGCAATTCAGACAAGTTTAGGTGTAATTGTGATTACTGCTATCTCTGCAACTATCGGACATACCGTAACAGGTAACGTACTGTTTATACCAGGATTGCTATTAGGTTGTGGTGGTTTGCTAGGAGCGCAAATAAGTACTCGCGTTTTACCCAAACTACCAGATCGGACAGTTAGTTTTGTTTTTCGTCTATTCTTGGGTATATTGTCAATCTACGTTTTTTGGCAAGCTTGGCAATCTTATTCTGCTTAA
- a CDS encoding chemotaxis protein CheW produces METKPYLIFNLHDLRYGIDATLVQEIFLLPELNPIIEAPTDIIGILNLRSQLVPVMHLGLRLGYKIQDCHLSDSVIVLQWQDLQIGIIVNSVYEVKNVSSEVIETNISYGRDKEFTARFIHSIAKLDADIIMLLNPEQLICSSTVEDILPVLNSDSSEIEAHGDRPHSKEKEIHLNNLNHQQSIHKHSFYDLYYPQVTPQEKAIFWERAENLRRQAENSDFRGLIPLAVFGLNGEYFGLELDIVREFTNIRHMTQIPCCPNHIVGNMNLRGEIVTLVDIRQALNLSLNLDRTTSKAIVIRFNDTIAGIPVDEVFDVMYLRPSDLTPVPIALHSANNEYLRGHAPYLEKMLTVLDLPQLLSKNSLVVDEEI; encoded by the coding sequence ATGGAAACTAAACCTTATCTGATTTTTAATTTGCATGACTTGCGATATGGAATTGATGCAACTCTCGTACAGGAAATTTTTCTGCTACCAGAGTTGAATCCTATCATTGAAGCACCGACGGATATTATAGGTATTCTCAATTTGCGTTCTCAACTCGTACCCGTAATGCATCTTGGTCTACGTTTAGGATACAAAATACAGGATTGTCACCTTAGCGATAGCGTTATCGTTCTACAATGGCAAGACTTACAGATTGGTATTATTGTTAATTCTGTTTATGAAGTAAAAAACGTTAGTTCTGAAGTTATAGAAACGAACATTTCATACGGGCGAGACAAAGAGTTTACAGCTCGCTTTATTCATAGTATTGCTAAGCTAGATGCAGATATCATCATGTTGCTAAATCCAGAGCAACTCATCTGTTCTTCTACAGTTGAAGACATTTTACCAGTATTAAACAGCGATTCAAGTGAGATAGAAGCTCATGGCGATCGCCCTCACTCAAAAGAGAAAGAAATACATTTAAACAATCTAAATCATCAGCAAAGCATTCATAAACATAGTTTTTACGATTTATATTATCCGCAAGTCACCCCACAAGAAAAAGCAATTTTTTGGGAACGGGCTGAGAACTTGAGACGGCAAGCTGAGAATTCTGATTTTAGAGGATTAATACCGTTAGCAGTTTTTGGTCTTAATGGTGAATATTTTGGACTAGAGTTAGATATCGTGCGAGAATTCACCAACATTCGTCATATGACTCAAATTCCGTGCTGCCCAAATCATATTGTTGGCAACATGAATTTACGCGGAGAAATTGTCACTTTAGTAGATATTCGTCAAGCTTTAAACTTATCGCTCAATCTCGATCGGACTACCTCAAAAGCCATTGTGATTCGCTTCAACGATACGATCGCCGGAATACCTGTAGATGAAGTTTTTGATGTCATGTATTTACGTCCGTCAGATCTGACACCAGTACCAATAGCATTACATTCCGCTAATAATGAATATCTCAGAGGTCATGCCCCTTATTTAGAAAAAATGCTGACCGTACTTGACTTGCCTCAGCTTTTGTCCAAGAACAGCTTAGTTGTAGACGAAGAAATTTGA
- a CDS encoding PleD family two-component system response regulator gives MSPNQYQAQELSNLLENIQAKQASGVLYIDAQVDSEQPAKSRVLIWKDGRTLYGGKTVPDAQSLVKLLEQKLSREWVASAVAFAMRQVTEQASLRDVLERLVQMQLYNWEQIESVIYSQLILTVEQILPYPGKYQFDSHKQLNFCRGVELSKLMLDITQRQEQWNSFKPTIMPMDAIPSLKFDTLANITEPNVRKHLQEWVNGQRSLVDIAEGLNKDPLSIAKSYINWIQAGWLDIANNNTTTTQISLSTVLAVDDSAVMQQLIKRALTGYCQVILASNAVDALNVIYHEKISLLLLDVSMPEIDGLELCRTVRSIPQFRDLPIIMVTARDGFFDKVKGKLAGSNDYLTQPFDAEQLRQIVGRYIGLGISSNNNKDAVMFDLSSPS, from the coding sequence ATGTCGCCTAATCAGTATCAAGCACAGGAATTATCTAATCTTTTAGAAAATATCCAAGCTAAACAAGCAAGCGGTGTTTTGTATATAGACGCACAAGTCGATTCAGAACAGCCTGCAAAATCTCGCGTGCTAATTTGGAAAGATGGACGCACCCTCTACGGCGGTAAAACAGTTCCAGATGCTCAAAGCTTAGTCAAATTGTTAGAACAAAAACTGAGTCGAGAATGGGTAGCTTCTGCTGTAGCTTTTGCAATGCGCCAAGTTACAGAGCAAGCATCACTTCGCGATGTACTGGAGCGTTTGGTGCAAATGCAATTATATAACTGGGAGCAAATTGAGTCGGTTATTTACAGTCAATTAATATTAACTGTAGAACAAATTCTACCATATCCAGGTAAGTATCAATTTGATAGCCATAAGCAGCTCAATTTTTGTCGTGGTGTTGAATTATCAAAGCTAATGCTAGATATTACTCAACGTCAGGAACAATGGAACAGCTTCAAACCTACTATTATGCCAATGGATGCAATACCGAGTTTAAAATTCGATACTTTAGCTAATATTACAGAGCCAAATGTGCGCAAACATTTGCAAGAATGGGTCAACGGACAGCGATCGCTAGTGGATATTGCTGAAGGTTTGAATAAAGACCCGTTGAGTATAGCAAAATCCTATATAAATTGGATACAAGCAGGCTGGTTAGACATAGCAAATAACAACACTACTACAACTCAAATCTCTTTATCTACAGTTTTAGCTGTAGATGACAGCGCTGTCATGCAACAACTGATCAAACGAGCGCTGACAGGTTATTGCCAAGTTATATTAGCTAGTAATGCTGTAGATGCTCTGAACGTCATTTATCACGAAAAAATTTCCCTATTGCTACTCGATGTTTCTATGCCAGAGATAGATGGCTTAGAGCTTTGTCGAACTGTGCGTAGTATTCCTCAGTTTCGCGACTTGCCAATTATTATGGTAACAGCAAGAGACGGTTTTTTTGATAAAGTTAAGGGTAAACTCGCTGGTTCTAACGACTATTTAACGCAGCCGTTTGATGCAGAACAATTACGCCAAATAGTAGGCAGATATATCGGATTAGGAATCAGTTCTAATAATAATAAAGATGCAGTTATGTTTGATTTATCTAGCCCTAGTTAG
- a CDS encoding response regulator has translation MTPIKVLLVDDSPVAMSIFRQVLDSAPEVQVVGTAQDGAEALNLIPRVQPQVICTDLKMPKMDGLEFIKQVMAKTPLPILVLSDAVQKQDIENVFQVLQAGAVDVMPKPISISAADREELKRQLITKIRVLASKQVSAKPFT, from the coding sequence ATGACACCAATTAAAGTTTTATTAGTTGATGATTCTCCTGTTGCTATGAGCATTTTCCGTCAAGTGCTTGATTCTGCACCAGAAGTGCAGGTTGTAGGTACAGCTCAAGATGGTGCAGAAGCTTTAAATTTAATCCCCAGAGTACAACCTCAAGTCATTTGTACTGACTTAAAAATGCCCAAAATGGATGGTTTGGAATTCATCAAACAAGTCATGGCAAAGACTCCGCTACCAATTCTAGTTTTGAGTGATGCCGTCCAAAAGCAAGACATAGAGAATGTGTTCCAAGTCTTGCAAGCTGGAGCTGTCGATGTAATGCCAAAACCTATATCAATCTCAGCCGCAGATCGAGAAGAACTGAAGCGCCAATTAATTACTAAAATTAGAGTTTTGGCAAGCAAGCAAGTTAGTGCAAAACCATTCACATAA
- a CDS encoding methyl-accepting chemotaxis protein: MKFSLTTKAIAFSIALGTLPAMAIGVSNYISASNNYRQNAIQSQESLTFSLADKVGRFMFERTGDIRVIARLPILNNPEGTKEITQQQRQNVLNGFLKIYGVYDSIAVMDLSGKVILRTTGETSTNLADRDYFKEVMRTKQPVIVQPRKTSVGEVAIHLAAPIINANTGKIIGVVRTRMPVTSLDSILNEKIFNASQQAQQAGSSSKEYHLVSSDNKFFAAREAEQVGHDAKEDFASFAKMHAEKKVATDINVDRLDKAEQLVSYAPVPNMEGMPELDWSVILAEDTKSVFAGQQQLITNLLLGTGITLLVAGGLAVLFASRTAKMIQQIANAVASSSTEIGATVEQQERTTTEQASSVNQTTVTVEELGAASRQSAEQAEASAAGARQALELADNGSKAVHQTMTEMSTVRDKVGAIAEQIMRLSEQTTQIGSISDLVADVANQTNMLALNAAVEAARAGEHGKGFGVVAGEIRKLADQSKKSAEKINALVNDIQASINSTVMATDEGTKSVDYGLRLAQGTVESFTGVADAVNHVFLNSQQISLSAKQQAVSVQQVVSAMNEINLGAKDTAAGINQVRVSTQQLNQVAQQLQAIV, encoded by the coding sequence ATGAAGTTCTCATTAACAACTAAAGCAATTGCTTTTTCTATCGCCCTTGGTACGCTGCCAGCTATGGCGATCGGAGTTAGCAACTATATTTCTGCCAGTAACAACTATCGCCAAAATGCAATTCAATCGCAAGAATCTCTCACCTTTTCTTTAGCAGATAAGGTCGGACGTTTTATGTTCGAGCGGACTGGCGATATTCGAGTCATCGCTAGGTTGCCAATTTTGAATAATCCTGAAGGCACGAAAGAAATTACTCAGCAGCAAAGACAAAACGTGTTAAATGGCTTTCTAAAAATCTATGGTGTTTACGATAGTATCGCTGTCATGGATCTGTCGGGAAAAGTGATTTTGCGCACGACTGGAGAAACATCGACAAATCTGGCAGATCGAGATTATTTCAAGGAGGTGATGAGAACTAAACAGCCAGTCATTGTACAACCTAGAAAAACCTCAGTTGGCGAAGTTGCCATTCACTTAGCTGCACCGATAATTAATGCGAACACAGGTAAAATAATAGGCGTAGTTCGCACCCGTATGCCCGTAACAAGCTTAGATAGCATTTTGAATGAAAAAATATTCAATGCATCGCAGCAGGCGCAACAAGCCGGATCGAGTAGCAAAGAATATCATCTCGTGAGTTCTGATAATAAGTTCTTTGCAGCACGGGAAGCAGAACAAGTCGGTCACGATGCCAAAGAAGACTTTGCTAGCTTTGCCAAAATGCACGCTGAGAAAAAAGTGGCAACAGATATTAATGTGGATCGACTTGACAAAGCAGAACAATTAGTCTCCTACGCGCCAGTACCAAACATGGAAGGAATGCCAGAACTTGACTGGAGCGTAATCTTAGCAGAAGATACAAAATCCGTATTTGCTGGACAGCAGCAACTCATCACCAACCTATTGCTAGGAACTGGAATCACTTTACTGGTTGCTGGTGGGTTAGCAGTTCTATTTGCTAGCCGCACAGCCAAGATGATTCAACAAATTGCCAACGCCGTTGCTTCTTCTTCGACCGAAATTGGGGCAACAGTCGAACAACAAGAACGTACTACCACCGAACAAGCAAGTTCTGTCAACCAAACCACCGTCACCGTAGAAGAGTTGGGGGCGGCTTCTCGCCAATCTGCCGAACAAGCCGAAGCCTCTGCTGCTGGGGCGCGTCAAGCCTTAGAACTTGCCGATAACGGTAGCAAAGCCGTACATCAAACGATGACAGAAATGTCTACCGTCCGCGATAAAGTGGGGGCGATCGCCGAGCAAATTATGCGATTATCAGAACAAACGACTCAAATCGGTAGTATTTCCGATTTAGTTGCAGATGTTGCCAACCAAACCAATATGCTAGCCCTCAATGCAGCAGTAGAAGCAGCACGGGCAGGAGAACACGGTAAGGGATTTGGTGTAGTTGCAGGTGAAATTCGTAAACTTGCCGACCAGAGTAAGAAATCTGCTGAGAAGATCAACGCACTCGTGAACGACATTCAAGCTTCAATTAACAGCACCGTAATGGCAACGGACGAAGGCACAAAATCAGTCGATTATGGACTGCGCTTAGCCCAAGGAACCGTAGAATCATTCACTGGAGTCGCAGATGCCGTTAACCACGTCTTCCTCAACAGCCAACAAATTTCTCTCAGTGCCAAGCAGCAAGCAGTTTCCGTGCAGCAAGTCGTCTCAGCAATGAACGAAATCAACCTTGGTGCAAAAGATACGGCAGCTGGCATCAACCAAGTCCGCGTTTCAACTCAGCAACTCAATCAAGTCGCTCAACAATTACAGGCAATTGTATAG